The window ttaagttttagcGGTGCCATATCTCTCGAATGGTGAGATTATTATTTCGTAGATGTCTAGGCTAATTATGCGTTCCAATTAAGTGGAAAAAGCTGCAATTGGATACAGATTAACTCAAATTCTGCTTATTGCGAGTAGGCCTGTTGTTTTCACTTGGCTTATAAACAGTAATGACTTTATTACTGTCAAAATTGGATGCCTACAACCGATTAGCTAAGGTTTGGTAAGTCATATCGAAATGGATTTACCCTAATGGCCATGTAACCCTACACATGTAATTAAGTTACATCAATATCTTGTTCAAACgcaaaatacaatacaaaaataaaaattattactttGAGTTTAATTGGAACCCGATATCAATTAAAGCATCAACCTAAACCTATacttgataaaaatgttattgtatGCAAAGTTTCGCTCTATGAATTCAAACTGATCGCCTACATAAAAATCTGTTTCTATATGAGGCAAATgtacaaagaaatatttgcgATTAGTATGCCCCATTCTCGTTTATATAAGCAAAAAATTCAATCTCGTTACACATTTTGGGTCTCTATGATCTTTGACAGAATGTTTCTCCGTCAGGAACAACGTGAACCGCTACGGAGGAAGTGATCATAAGATTCTGGCTTTTACCTCGCAAATGCAATTAATTTGCTGACTTTTAGATAACAAATTGTGTTATAATTGTAATGACATATATCGTAATTTACAGTATTGCTTTGTTGCTCTTTTAGCCCATCCCAACGGGTTTATTCAGTATGACATCACGCTATGGTCGGCGTAGCATCGAATCgaagtaattttaaaatataaatagttTGTGTGAACTATAAAGAGCTGCGCGTGTCAATACAATGAATAGACTCACAGTTATTTTCAGTCAatcattttaaactttacttAAAATGTAATGAAAGATAAGCGTATAGAACGCGCGGCTAATGCCAAGCAGACTATTTTCATtatgttttagaaaaaagagcGACTACCGATATTTCTTGGGTGCCTCCAAAATATATAGGTTCGTTTGATTCGCTTGCACCGCTCAGATCTCTTGGACCGCTTGAACCGCTGAATCGTTTGAATCGCTTGGATTGTGTAAATCACCGCggatgttttgtttttaagttcatttttgttttatcatgGTTGCTTTGGTCTTAATGGGGACGGAATGTGCAATCTCTTGTTCGCGCGTTTATTGCCGTATTagacatttctttttattgcaCTGATTGCTAATTGCTTGTGCGTTGTGCCACACAGGCTTATATAAGAAAGCCTTTCTGTTTCTATCTATCTGCTACATTGTATAGTGCTTGGTAATTCAACTTACGTGACGTTCTTGATCTTCTTCGTTCTTTATCTTGTGTTGTACCTTAAAAACACAACAGAGATTTTCACTCGTTTTTGTTGTCTCAAAGTATCACCAAACCAGGAGCGCAAAACATAATTGCTAAACAAGAAAGATATCTTTCGTTCACCAGATTGGCACAAAGTCCAGCACTAAACTTATTACCGCCTCGATCGACGTTTTACAAATGTGATATATACCAAAAACATTATAAGTTAATGTTTTCTTAATGAACTGTACGTCTTAAatttaagtcaaaaaattCGTAAACGCCATTTAGCTTACTATTTAGTTCTAACAGCCAATGTTTTTTGCTGCCgctatttcaccaaaaaaattgtgcattcGAAGCTATGTGTcatagttttttgttaaactaAGTTggatgttataaattataatataCTACTCCAGTCTAGATCTAACTTGAATCAAACCCTAAATAACTATAAACTTATAGaatgactatttcactgtaagtaggtcacgcaacTCCAGATAGGGTGGTTTTGTTAGGAGAATCGGTCTGCAAAAGTCGACTTAGGTTATTAAGGGTTTTAatttaagttagatttagtttaggttactatgttatatcATTTAAgctaggttaacaagaaatcaTGAAAAGTAGCTTTGAACGCACGTATTTCCCTGGTGAAATAGCGCCTAATATTTTGTAACGGAATAAAAAATACCGTAACAATGGTGTTTTCACCAATTGCACGCATTTTAGGGAGAAAAAGCAAGTTTCTCTTTTATTGAACAATTCACCTAACTTAGTTTCGTACGAACACTTTGTTAACAGAAACATTTCGTCAAAATCTTGCATTTGGTAAGTTGCTGCAATGTGCCACCTACTGAATTTGTTGTTTCGATTATTATCAGTTAAGTAGCCTACTAAATACGTGTTCTTGATCCTGCCCTGCCAAACCGACGACGATGGCTTTTATGTTTTCACAATAGCAAATATCAATGCACTGCCAAATTGCACAGAAAAACACTGAATAAACACTGGAGTTGACATGCAACTAATTGTGAATGTATACTGCGCTACTGGACGTATAACAATAACATCCGTCAATGTTACTTGCCGGCTTCTTTTATTCCAAAAGATGAACAAGAAGGATGGTGAAGTTAGATCCTGTTTCGCGGTTATTCCTCGATACTGACGAATCTCAACTCAAGACGTGTATAATTACTGGTGAGTAGTTTTCCTAGGAATGACTTGTATACGTTCAGATAAGCATATATCCAGTTGCTTTATTAATTCGACCGTCTGGGCCAATATCCTGACATTTTAACATGGTCACTGGTCACACGAGTACTACATTTGAGTTCTCCGTTGAAATGCTGGGTGTGTCTGATAGAGATACCGtctttttaaaacataatttactCGAGGCTAAATAGTTAtgtataaaatttgaaaccaaATAAGGGCATCGCAATGCaactaaaataataaacatggcggttacgtcacaaacgaTACTTCTTTGAATGAAAGTAGCTTACTAAAACGAACatattaattttgttaatttttgaagAAGCTTGAATAATGAATTGGTGATCTCGTTAGCATACTATTTAAAAATTGGCTTGGCTTGGCTATTTAACATATTTGTTGAAGTCTACCTGCACGCAAATATCGACATGGGTGACGTCATCGAATTAGTCAAATATCAAATATCAAGCAATAGGCCTACTCGATCGGGTCTCAGTATTGAAAACATGTTCGACCAAATAATTGGACTCAACTTGGTCTACCCCAATTCTTAGTTTATTTATCCTATATAGgcgtgaaaataaaaaagttctGTGTGCACTTTCATAATATTGTGCATGCAGGCCATATTGAAAAATGCGGCAGCCGCATGCACGAGGTTTATCAACATGTACTTcgaatttgtttattttcaagttgatttataataaacaaacaaagataagctggttgtttgaccactaatttaaaataaataaacaaataattgaGGCTTTGGTCCACGCAATGGTGCCTAAATTTGTGTCTTTCGCCACGTATATTGtcttgtcgaaaactgccatactttccactcAGGCTTGCAGATGCCACTCATTCCTGTATGGCACGCAACTAAATCACAAAATATTGATTACTTGCGCAGACCGTTCGAAAAAAACCTGTTTGCACAACTgagtttattttgaaaaagatttgtgCAGTTACTGTTTTTCTTAGGTAGTTGCGTTGAAAGCATCATCCGCGCACTTAGCACACTTTCGAATCTCGTATGTAGCTGTGATCTGAAATATAGTTGTTCATGCAAGATTAGTAGAAAAATCCACTGGTATAGAAGTCATACTGAAACATCAGTGGTGCTTGCAGGCGAATTTATTTAACCTGCCAAAATTTCGGTGAAATTTCTACTGAAAAAtctaacaaaaaattaaaaaattgtttataaaacaaGCAACTTAAAAGTAAGTGCTTCAACtggtaggctatagcctataggctaaGCTATAAATAACATGAGCAATACCATAAAATGCGGTGTCAAAGGCAATAGGCTAGACCCGAAATCCCAGTATTCCCAAATCCTCTATATTTCTTCCCACAGACGACAAATGGTTAAAGATTTAAGaaacttttcttttcattaGCTGGCTCCTATTGAGAATCACTGCCATAGATGGTCAatgtttaaaagttattaaCGTTGGTCCATTGGAGCAATGATTGTTGATGATGTCTCTCTCTTTACtttcttttgtatttctaGCACagtattgaaattttacgTTACTCTCATACTCTAACAGCCCTGTTCAAGATAACTTggttatgaaaataaacagTTTTCCGAGTGTACTCAGGAAGCCTGATgccatttaaaaaacatttgtaatttCATCATCGAATGTTTAGTTAGACCATGCAGCTAATTGCACCTCCACTTTCGGCGCCATTAGCTGCATGGTCTATaccagacgtgggcaaactgccgcatgcggctctccggcatgttttttgtggctcttctagtcaaatcgtaaaattccaaaaaatgtaaaggctaccaagagtaccgtttatgaaagtttctgtgtagtttttctttatttaggccaggatttcgtttatgacgtaacagtagacatcgattccgacattgttttcaagtatagattctataatctatggcaaaggttgtcaaaatgcacctcaccaacatgtttttatgggtcttttagttaaaaagtaatatcccaaaatgactactaatagtataataaccaaattgacaatcattaatGATTACAGaattgtataaatatttaaattaaggcatgcagacaagcatatgcgacctaaaagctttctaactgcttcaatagctgataaataagcacatgtgacgatgaaaccaattatggcattgctgatagagtagggtaattttttaaagcaactttcctgctcttgtaagtgtgccgcgagcgttttataatttttctagtgtgccacaagctgaaaaagtgtgggaaccactgctctataACATGGTTGCAGCTCTCTTATACAGCGTACTTGTCACAactcaaaatatatttttagcaGCTCATGAATACTGATCGATTATTGCTATATCCCTGAAAAACACGatcattttgatattttacatttcaaatgtacaaatttcgaaaataaaattcaaatagAATTTTGTAGTATTTCACTGTGCTTTACAAGCTATAAAAATACATCGTCAGTATCTACAAGGCTTTATATCTTTTCCTTTTTATTTAGTATTTAAGTGAAAGTACTGAAGCAATAACACATCGGGCAATATGTCTGttattggttttatttttgcaattctTGCTTTTGTTGTTGCGTGGTTGTGGATGAAGTTCCAGGGATACAAAAAAAAGAGTGTGTTTTGCAACATGAAGACATGCACTCCGCGACCAATTGAGATGGATAAAGAGAAACGTAAAAAAGTCTTGAAACGTGCATTTTCACTTGACAAAGTTCCACAGGATCTAGATGCTATCATCGTGGGAAGTGGTATGGGCTCATTGACGTCTGCTGGCTTTATGGCAAGGTCTGGCAAAAAAGTCCTTGTATTGGAACAACATGACAGAGTAGGTGGTTGCACACATACGTATAAGCACAAGGGATGTGAATATGATATCGGCATACATTATGTTGGTAATATGGAGCCAGGGAGTTTAAATCGATGCCTTCTAGATTTTTTGACTGATAGTCAGTTGGATTGGGTAGAATTGGACTCAGTATTTGACACAGTAGTGATTAATAAATCTGAAACCGAAGCAAAGCAATATCCTTGTACCAAAGGtgctaaaaattttcaaaagcaacTTCTACAATTATTTCCTGGTGAAGCAAAGGCTATTGATCAGTACTTCAGGTTACTGCACAAGTGTAGATCAGCAAGCACAGTTTTTGTTATCATCAAGATGCTACCTATTTTTTTACTGAAGGCACTCATTTTTCTTAAACtccacaaaatttttttccctGGATTTAATTATCTCACTCGTAGGTCTGTGAAGGATATTCTGGACAACTTAACAACCAACAAAGATCTAAAAGCAGTTTTAGCATACCCATGGGGTGACTATGGGGTGTTCCCATCGGAGTCCTGCTTTCTAATGCATGGTATGTTGTTAAATCATATGCTTCGCACAGGTGGGTTCTATCCAAAGGGAGGTGCGAGTGAAATAGCATATCAGATGATTCCAGGCATACTAAGAGCTGGTGGAGAAGTTTTGACGCGTGCTCAAGTTGGTGagattttaattgaaaatggAAAAGCCTGTGGTGTCAAAGTGTTTTTAAAGAAATCCAAATCCCCACCATGTGAAATTCGAGCACCGATTGTAATATCAGGTGCAGGAATTTACAACACCTACCAGACAATGATGCCAAAATATATAAGTGAAAAATATCAAGTTATGAAAAACTTAGATTGGTTGAAACCAGGTCTTACATGCCTGCAAATTATGGTAGGCTTGAACGGAACAAAAGAAGAGTTAAATTTACCTGCCAAAAATTTCTGGATTTTTTCCTCTGATGATCCTAACACTGAAGCGCAAGAATATCTTTCTATGACAAAAGCAGATGCTGCTAACTCTCCCATCCCATTGCTTTTTGCCTCCTTTCCATCTGCAAAGGACCCAACGTGGAAAGATAGGTTTCCTGGTAAATCTACCTGTGTAGTTGTCACCTTCTCTTCCCTGTCATGGTTTGAAGAATGGAAAGATGCTGATGTCAAGAAGCGTGGTGCCGTTTACAACAATCTCAAATCTAGTTTTGTGAATCAGGCATGGAAACAGGTATTAGTTCATTTTCCACATCTTGAGGACAAGGTGGAAAGTTTAGAAGGTGGAACCCCGTTAAGTCATATGCATTACTTAAACAGTATGCATGGTGAGATCTACGGGGCCCATCACAATATGGAAAGGTTTTACTTTGAGAATGCTGCTAAACTAAGTGCTGGTACACCCATTCCTGACTTATATCTAACCGGTCAAGATATCTTTACCTGCGGCTTCATAGGAGCTGCATTTAGTGGTTTAATTACAGCTTCAAAAGTGCTGAATCGGTTTATCATTCTTGATTTGATTAACCACGTGAAGGATGTGAGGCGTTTGCGTGCAAAACTGAGTGCTTCATAGCGTTCCATTATGTTATGTTAAGTATGTACAGTTTCTTATGTTACTTGATTATGCAATCGACTATCTCTTAATTCATCTTGTTTGATTTTCAATATGACTTCGCTAAGGCTAAGCTACTGTTTTCAAACTGTTACTGAACTGATTTcgtatttttaaattgaaaaatattagtCAAGGAGATTGTAGTACTTTGTTAAGCACTGCTGGCTGTTTTCAGTTGCCATAATTTGTGCGTTTACATTTCATATACAGTAAACCCTCGTTGCTGgtatatatgatatatataatACGTATATATgcatttttcaagttttttttaaaacttttttgccaTATATTTATACAAATAAGTTCATGCTACTTCCAAATTATTATGTTGACTACtgtagttttaaaagtaaacactCAATTTTCCATTGAGCAATAATTAAAGGATTTTTCTGCCCAGAATCAGGGCAGCATTTTTAACAACTGTTATATATGTCTTCAAATTTAGagatattttttataatgtCTACGGAAGATAGCACAAGTGTTATTGTCTTTTATGTTTAACTGTAGCAAAGCCAGCTCGCAGACCAAGGATTCGGGACACTGAAGTAGCTTAAGTATACTGGTAGTAGTAGCACTGCAGCAGACAAAAATATTCATGCAAATATTGTAGGTTGGTAGCCACCCAAACTATTTCAGTTAGGCTACTACGTTGATCATCAATTAATAAATTACATGCCAAACTTAAGTGTTCAATTTCTGTATTAAATAGTATGATGTTCGGTGGTAGAAGAATGGTAATATTTCACTATTTTATTATGACTGTTGTCTGTCTGCCGATTTATTTGAAATAGTGTGAAAAGTGTTTTGACTTTTTACGGTGTCAATTGAAGCATAATTATTAGGATCAAAATTTGGCAAGTTGTTGTATTAAACAAgagcaattaattatttataacaGAGTTATTGATAGTTTACTTTTAAATCTCCTAAATTGGAACTGTTTTGGCGCAATTGTCGTTTGAAAGTTTTGAACCTGGCTTCACCATTGATGTTTTAGCTACATACAGTTTATAGTTTTAACTTTTCTGAGTTGAACCGAGCAATGACCTATATCAAGTAGCAGATCTTGTAAAAAGCTTGTGCTGATTTTGTTACTGTTGTATCAAATCTATGGTAGCTATGGATTTCACTATCACCTCTACAAGCAAACTGCACTTATTCCAATTACTCTTAATAGTTtgaatataaatatttaaagtgcGTTGCCCACATGTGCTAATTTGTGACTACCTGTGTGTGTAAAGCCAATGTTGCAGTTTCATATTGTATATGAGATTATAATTTTTgcttatactgtattataatTTGTAGATGAATAACACTGTAACAGTGCAGTAATGTATTGAGTTTCGCTATGAATGTTTCATCagttattaaaattgaaagtCTGAAACCATGGGATACAGGAGACAAAAATACAGATGAGACAACTGGATGTGAATTTGATGAAAGCCACCCATACTCAAATTGCAAATTCAAAGTCCGCCCTGACTTAAACAGTTGTATTTACTTATGGTAAATAGAAACTTTTTAGACTTACTTGTAACATATCATTGGTTTGTGccatatattttgctcttgTGCATTTGTTGGTAAACTGATACTAGCTGATGATACCAATTTATGATCAAACATTGAATACATACAGCATGATATGTAGTTCCATGAATTTTCTTTAAGATGACTACTTGCTTTAGATTTAAcatatttatttacaattcttaatttttgtgCAGTCAAGGTGGTATTGCACATCTAGGCCTGGACTGTGTAGTATTGCCGATTAATGAAGTTTCATTAAGACAAACATCACTTGCTCAGGAAGTTCATTCTGCTGCTGGGCCATTGCTTGCTAACTATTACAAGACATTGAAAGGTGTGGTACTATAATCCTGTTGTTAGGTATAGCTCTAGATGGCTACGTTTAATGCAAGGTTTAAAATCTACACTAAAAAAATAGTATGGCATACGTTTTTTCTAAATGtttcacaaatataaaataatttatcatatATATTCACATGGCTCAGGTATTACTTCTCTTAAGCAATCCCATTTTCCATCCAGGCCACACATGTAATATGACTACTGTTGTTTTATAGTAATACTACTTTTGGTTTCTTAATTCATGCCTTCAAACCAAAACACTTCATTGTGCAATATGTGAAAATTATCTAGATATTAAAACGGGAAGTGTTATTCTTGGTACTGGTTATGATCTTCCTGCAAGATATATAATACATGCTAAAGAACCTGGTATCAGTGCCAAACATCAGTCAGCTGTTGAAACATCTCTTCACAGTACGTGAGGTTTGAtgcatatatataataataattttgttgtaaaaagtaaattccAGTTTAAAACTCTTACAAGTGTCTATTTTTTTTGATAAGtttaaaatatgtaatttaaaatttagtttttaaaagatgtGATTCGTTTGTAAGGTGTACTTAGGTTAAATACTTAGTTGTTTAGGTATATATAAACTTAAGTTGCTCTATAAAACGTGTATATTTTCAATGTGTAGAAATTTATTATCTATTGCAGAAAATGTCTTACATTAATtactaaattttttattgttacaatgttttatttgttttgcaagGATGCTATTGCAATGCTCTGCAGAAGGCAGCTGAAAATAATGTGGCTTCAATTgcttttgcaccattgtatgAAACGTATGATCCTGCCTTGAAAGAGCAAATGGCTCATTTAGCTTTAGGTACAAAAAATAGAAGCTCATGAACTCAAAGTTGAACTTAAAGGACCAACATAATTTCTTTGAGTTATCCAAAATTGGTGTACTTGATTTTAGTTTCACTATGTAGGCATTTGGATGAGACCAGTAAAGTTAATTTAAGTTGTCCAAAATTTTGAGTACAACATAGTTGATGAGCTTACTACTGTCTGTATATATTTACAAAAGCATTTAGTGACTTGTATTGTAGTATTACTGgtacaaagtttaaaaagaaTCAGTAACTGACTGACTTTTCAGATCAtctcttttaaaattaaacttgtttaAGTTTAGACAATGTAATATCATTAATATGTTTATTGTCATAGGTACAGTAAGATGTTGTCTGGAGAAGCTTTCCCCGAGTATTCAAACTGTTGTGTTTTGTGTGCTTGAAGATAGTGTGGtgagatatttttattagcCTATACATTTAGTTTTGCTAAGAATAAGATAAATTTAGTGATAATTATGTATCAGTGTAATGACACCACAGGCGGATTGGCAAATTGTGTAAACTGCATTTGGCTAGGTTTCACTTTGCAGCTTTTCATGTTcatgaaatgtttatttctaATGTGCTTGCATTGTTTTCAGGAACTTTATACATACTTCTTACGAGCATATTTTCCCCGCTCTGTGGAAGAAGCAGTTACTAACGCATCTTTGATTCCTTCCTATAGCCGAGGGGAGTGGGGTGAAAGAGTAGATGCAGATCGTGCGATACGCATCACTGATCTAGTAGGGATAAAACGCTCTACAAGCATAGAAACAGAAAGTGAGTTTCGACAAAAGTTGCCAACGTACTTTAGTATGGCATAGTGCTCTGTTTTATTCTCATGTGTTGTTATAGGTGAATCTAGCAGTGTGGCTAGTGAAATGCACAATGACATAAGAAAGGATATTGATCCCACTGAGGCCACCAGGCACTCATTTGCATTGATGTCAGGTGATCACGATTCAAAGAGAATGAAGCAGATGAGGTCGATGACAAACGAAAAAATGCTTGCATCACAAGACCGCATGTAAGCTCTATACCTAATGTATACAATGTTGCCTGGAATTGTTTACAGATGTTAATGTTTGACTAGCAAACTTTGATTGTATACGCGTAGGCGTAGTTACAAATTTGTACTGAGCGCTTACTGGTAATAACATTCATGTAGGTATGTTAAACACCAACGAAgtgcaacaaattttttgcaacacATACAATTTTCTTTCATAACGATGCTATTCTTGACAACAATTTTCTTATGAACAATGCTAAAGACGAAACCAAGTAGGCCCAATGAAAAGTAATACGATCAAGATTGATCATAACTTAGCTTGTAACACTTCGTTCTATGTGACATCACTTAAATTATTCTGAGATTGCTGACACCACAgatttgttaaatatttagaTTGAGCTTTAGCCCCAAGTTTTGAATTGGAGATATTAGAGGATACTGTTATGAAAGGACTTTCATTAACTTATTTTATGCCATTGTGGTTTTATTGTCATGGAATTTTGCAGACTGGGTAGACTCTTTGTTAAAGATATTATTCATTTTAACCTTGCAAACAATACTTAAAGTTACTCAGTATACTAtataaatgaaagaaatgTTATTAAGTCTTGGATAGAAGAGACCTGACAATGCCCAAGACTACTTTCAAAGTCTTCCAATGAAGCTTtctttaagttaaaaaaaatttgtggcATCTCTGCTAACCCACTGTGTCCTTTCTGCCTGGCATCAATCGGTTGTTTATCAACAGATATCAAAGACTGCTACGTCTTGCCAGGACTGACGATCTTTCTGAAATAATTTCTTCAAAAGCACTGTACTTATGCGGAGATGATCGTGATGGTGCTCCAGTAGCTGTGCTTGTTGCAAAATACATCAATACACAACAAATGAATTTGGATAAGGTAATGATATTGAATCTGATTTCATGCATTTTGATATAAGATCTTTTTAGTCGGCTTTTCTCAAACCATTGCCCAAGACTTGACAGTCAAGAATTGAATGTGCTGTCCCGGGGCTGTACTTTACTTTGCATTGAGTTGCATGTCTGATTCACTCATAAGCAGCcatagtttttaaaatatgatGAAAAAAATGTATATGTACTAGATTTTACATTGCAGTCTCTGTGtatactttttgcaaaaagttttggatagcaaaaaacttgttttacgTAAACCCCATGATAGTACTTTCAAATGCCTTTTCACGTTGCCATAATGGCAAAATCACTTTGGCTGTACAAAATGTACTGTATGCACAGAAATTAAACACCTATTGTAAAGTGCACACATATGGAATTTGTCATGCTTTTTTGGCCAGACATAACAACAATGTGTTGAATGCCtaaatacttttaaatataaacttcATTTCTTCTATAAATTGGGCCAGGCGTAGTCAGCTTGACCTAACTTAACCGCACATGTTTCAATTGTATTGAGTAAAAGAAGTTTAGCTTTTTCCAGTCCCTAttctttattttgctttttatctATTATTTTCTTctatgacaaaaacaaaatttttttctagaCTGTATGGCTGAAACAAAATCTTAACTTTTAACTGAAAACTTTTTCCATGTAAAACTACTTTAAGTCGTATGTAACTAGATGAAATTTTGCTGTCTTTTTcctattaatttattttctagCCTCTATGTAATTTGATAGTTAACAAGAGTTTACATACACAACAGGCCCTACTCTACTTTATTCAAATGCTTGATTCGATCGTTAAAAAGAAGTACACACTCGTTTATTTTCACACATTCTCGCAATCCTGCAATCATCCCCCAATGAGCTTTATACGTCGAGTCTACAATGTCCTGGATAAAAGATATCGACAGAActtgaaaaatttattaatGGTGCATCCGACTCTTTGGAGTAGGGTAAGGAATTTATCAAGTTTAATGCTTATTATGCATATTTAATAATTCgtactttaattattttttttcaatttttttgcaactttttttgaGTATACTTTTATGTTTGCTGTGCATCATCTGCATTTTTGCAGTATTATTCACTTACCACTTTGTGTCTCTTCTACAATCTACAGATATGTTCAAGCGCTTCAGCTTTtcaaaatacatttattgttcccattttc of the Clavelina lepadiformis chromosome 7, kaClaLepa1.1, whole genome shotgun sequence genome contains:
- the LOC143465910 gene encoding all-trans-retinol 13,14-reductase-like codes for the protein MSVIGFIFAILAFVVAWLWMKFQGYKKKSVFCNMKTCTPRPIEMDKEKRKKVLKRAFSLDKVPQDLDAIIVGSGMGSLTSAGFMARSGKKVLVLEQHDRVGGCTHTYKHKGCEYDIGIHYVGNMEPGSLNRCLLDFLTDSQLDWVELDSVFDTVVINKSETEAKQYPCTKGAKNFQKQLLQLFPGEAKAIDQYFRLLHKCRSASTVFVIIKMLPIFLLKALIFLKLHKIFFPGFNYLTRRSVKDILDNLTTNKDLKAVLAYPWGDYGVFPSESCFLMHGMLLNHMLRTGGFYPKGGASEIAYQMIPGILRAGGEVLTRAQVGEILIENGKACGVKVFLKKSKSPPCEIRAPIVISGAGIYNTYQTMMPKYISEKYQVMKNLDWLKPGLTCLQIMVGLNGTKEELNLPAKNFWIFSSDDPNTEAQEYLSMTKADAANSPIPLLFASFPSAKDPTWKDRFPGKSTCVVVTFSSLSWFEEWKDADVKKRGAVYNNLKSSFVNQAWKQVLVHFPHLEDKVESLEGGTPLSHMHYLNSMHGEIYGAHHNMERFYFENAAKLSAGTPIPDLYLTGQDIFTCGFIGAAFSGLITASKVLNRFIILDLINHVKDVRRLRAKLSAS
- the LOC143465911 gene encoding protein GDAP2 homolog; the encoded protein is MNVSSVIKIESLKPWDTGDKNTDETTGCEFDESHPYSNCKFKVRPDLNSCIYLCQGGIAHLGLDCVVLPINEVSLRQTSLAQEVHSAAGPLLANYYKTLKDIKTGSVILGTGYDLPARYIIHAKEPGISAKHQSAVETSLHRCYCNALQKAAENNVASIAFAPLYETYDPALKEQMAHLALGTVRCCLEKLSPSIQTVVFCVLEDSVELYTYFLRAYFPRSVEEAVTNASLIPSYSRGEWGERVDADRAIRITDLVGIKRSTSIETESESSSVASEMHNDIRKDIDPTEATRHSFALMSGDHDSKRMKQMRSMTNEKMLASQDRIYQRLLRLARTDDLSEIISSKALYLCGDDRDGAPVAVLVAKYINTQQMNLDKALLYFIQMLDSIVKKKYTLVYFHTFSQSCNHPPMSFIRRVYNVLDKRYRQNLKNLLMVHPTLWSRVLAWFFTTFSASEVRGQISSVKNIPDLYKYIAPDQIDIPPFVIDYDLKVNAEIYHKQNMQSPKPDGSLALEDSGNRMSL